A region from the Sandaracinus amylolyticus genome encodes:
- a CDS encoding VanZ family protein gives MGTERRGAVALATMVAVALATLVVLADTDRITPLLVFVHAVPLGDKLGHLVLIGLLALVVELATAGRVVSIARAPIRIGSAVVLALVVLEEISQRWVPARSFDYGDLAADVIGIAVLGTLGARLARQRARTTGAAT, from the coding sequence ATGGGCACCGAACGACGCGGCGCGGTCGCGCTCGCCACGATGGTCGCGGTCGCGCTCGCGACGCTGGTCGTCCTCGCGGACACCGATCGCATCACGCCGCTGCTCGTCTTCGTCCACGCGGTGCCGCTCGGGGACAAGCTCGGGCACCTCGTGCTGATCGGGCTGCTCGCGCTCGTCGTCGAGCTCGCGACCGCCGGGCGCGTCGTGTCGATCGCGCGCGCGCCGATCCGCATCGGCAGCGCGGTCGTGCTCGCGCTCGTCGTGCTCGAGGAGATCTCGCAGCGCTGGGTGCCGGCGCGCAGCTTCGACTACGGCGATCTCGCGGCGGACGTGATCGGCATCGCGGTGCTCGGCACGCTCGGCGCGCGCCTCGCGCGGCAGCGCGCGCGCACGACCGGTGCGGCGACGTGA
- a CDS encoding N-acyl-D-amino-acid deacylase family protein: protein MAYDLAIVNGMVVDGTGAPARRADVGVKDGRIVAIGALEERAARTIDAEGALVTPGFVDLHTHYDGQASWDASMLPSSAHGVTTAVMGNCGVGFAPVRPRDRERLIALMEGVEDIPGSALAEGIRWEWEQFGEYLDALDRRPRTIDVAAQVPHDALRVYVMGERAVAGGRATDDDVAGMRAMLRAALEQGALGFSTGRSDNHRAKDGSETPAADAEARELAGIARAFEGLGRGVLQAVSDFDMHVSPERFDPEFDVLEAMAEAAGRPLAISTLQRDSATDQWRKILARIERASARGVTMNALVAPRPIGVILGLDATFHPFIGFPSYKAIAHLPLAERVAILSRPDVKAKLLSERSEKVAGDGSPIPPLADQLLAAIDFVAMRLFRMGATPSYEPQRQDALFAEAMRRGVPALEVVYDALLEESGNALLYFPLYNYGGYSLDDVAEMLHHPRAMVSLGDGGAHVGTICDASMFTYFLVHWARDRERGRFSIEDAVRKLTSEPARWAGLVDRGEIAIGRRADLNVIELDRLALRAPRLVRDLPAGGKRFLQDAIGYRATIVRGEPIAIDGALTGATPGRIVRAS from the coding sequence GTGGCGTACGACCTCGCGATCGTGAACGGGATGGTGGTCGACGGAACCGGCGCGCCCGCGCGGCGCGCCGACGTCGGCGTGAAGGACGGGCGCATCGTGGCGATCGGCGCGCTCGAGGAGCGCGCGGCGCGCACGATCGACGCGGAGGGCGCGCTCGTCACGCCGGGGTTCGTCGATCTGCACACGCACTACGACGGACAGGCATCGTGGGACGCGTCGATGCTGCCGAGCTCGGCGCACGGCGTGACCACCGCGGTGATGGGCAACTGCGGCGTGGGATTCGCGCCGGTGCGCCCGCGCGATCGCGAGCGGCTCATCGCGCTGATGGAAGGCGTCGAGGACATCCCGGGCAGCGCGCTCGCCGAGGGCATCCGCTGGGAGTGGGAGCAGTTCGGCGAGTACCTCGACGCGCTCGATCGACGTCCGCGCACGATCGACGTCGCGGCGCAGGTGCCGCACGACGCGCTGCGCGTGTACGTGATGGGCGAGCGCGCGGTCGCGGGTGGACGCGCCACCGACGACGACGTGGCCGGGATGCGCGCGATGCTGCGCGCCGCGCTCGAGCAGGGGGCGCTCGGGTTCTCGACCGGGCGCAGCGACAACCATCGCGCCAAGGACGGCAGCGAGACGCCCGCCGCCGACGCCGAGGCGCGCGAGCTCGCGGGCATCGCGCGCGCGTTCGAGGGGCTCGGCCGCGGCGTGCTCCAGGCGGTGAGCGACTTCGACATGCACGTCTCGCCGGAGCGCTTCGACCCCGAGTTCGACGTGCTCGAGGCGATGGCCGAAGCAGCGGGCCGTCCGCTCGCGATCTCGACGCTGCAGCGCGACTCGGCGACCGATCAGTGGCGCAAGATCCTCGCGCGCATCGAGCGCGCGAGCGCGCGCGGCGTCACGATGAACGCGCTGGTCGCGCCGCGGCCGATCGGCGTGATCCTCGGGCTCGACGCCACGTTCCATCCGTTCATCGGGTTCCCCTCGTACAAGGCGATCGCGCACCTGCCGCTCGCGGAGCGCGTCGCGATCCTCTCGCGCCCCGACGTGAAGGCGAAGTTGTTGAGCGAGCGTTCAGAAAAGGTCGCGGGGGATGGATCGCCGATCCCGCCCCTCGCCGATCAGCTGCTCGCCGCGATCGACTTCGTCGCGATGCGTCTCTTCCGCATGGGCGCGACGCCGAGCTACGAGCCGCAGCGGCAGGACGCGCTCTTCGCCGAGGCGATGCGCCGCGGGGTGCCTGCGCTCGAGGTGGTCTACGACGCACTGCTCGAGGAGAGCGGCAACGCGCTGCTCTACTTCCCGCTCTACAATTACGGCGGCTACTCGCTCGACGACGTCGCGGAGATGCTGCACCACCCGCGCGCGATGGTCTCGCTCGGCGACGGCGGCGCGCACGTCGGCACGATCTGCGACGCGAGCATGTTCACGTACTTCCTCGTGCACTGGGCGCGCGATCGCGAGCGCGGTCGGTTCTCGATCGAAGACGCGGTGCGCAAGCTGACGAGCGAGCCCGCGCGCTGGGCGGGGCTCGTCGATCGCGGGGAGATCGCGATCGGTCGGCGCGCGGATCTGAACGTGATCGAGCTCGATCGTCTGGCGCTGCGCGCGCCGCGCCTGGTGCGCGATCTGCCCGCGGGCGGAAAGCGCTTCCTGCAGGACGCGATCGGCTATCGCGCGACGATCGTGCGCGGCGAGCCGATCGCGATCGATGGCGCGCTCACCGGCGCGACCCCGGGCCGCATCGTGCGCGCGTCGTGA
- a CDS encoding HD domain-containing protein — protein MAHAFYGPRVGEALQLAADAFAARARKGSGAPYLTHLLSVTTLVMEHGGDEDQICAAALHDYLEDIPGAQASELEARFGARVTRLVRALSDATDAQNKAPWKPRKLAYLAHLRDEPAEVKLISAADKLHNARSIVDDHQRMGDEVFTRFTASREETLWYYREVVRALAHDFDHPLVDRLRDAVRDIHRATGLDADV, from the coding sequence ATGGCGCACGCGTTCTACGGACCGCGCGTGGGAGAAGCGCTGCAGCTCGCCGCCGATGCGTTCGCGGCACGCGCGCGCAAGGGCAGCGGCGCGCCGTACCTGACGCACCTGCTCTCGGTCACGACGCTCGTGATGGAGCACGGCGGCGACGAAGATCAGATCTGCGCGGCCGCGCTCCACGACTACCTCGAGGACATCCCGGGCGCGCAAGCGTCGGAGCTCGAGGCGCGCTTCGGCGCGCGCGTGACGCGGCTGGTGCGCGCGCTCTCCGACGCGACCGACGCGCAGAACAAGGCGCCGTGGAAGCCGCGCAAGCTCGCGTACCTCGCGCACCTGCGCGACGAGCCCGCGGAGGTGAAGCTGATCAGCGCCGCGGACAAGCTGCACAACGCGCGCAGCATCGTCGACGACCACCAGCGCATGGGCGACGAGGTGTTCACGCGCTTCACGGCGTCGCGCGAAGAGACGCTCTGGTACTACCGCGAGGTGGTGCGCGCGCTCGCGCACGACTTCGATCATCCGCTGGTCGATCGACTGCGCGACGCGGTGCGCGACATCCATCGCGCGACGGGGCTCGACGCGGACGTCTGA
- a CDS encoding glycoside hydrolase family 1 protein, with product MSRPTIEREDASRAQRGASAITFPPRFLWGTATSSHQVEGAQTQSDWAAWEARTGRIHGGDRAGRACEWWAGRAEEDFARARTMGHSAIRLSLEWSRLEPRPGVFDEGAFDRYARLLEKARELGLTTMVGLNHFTLPYWLAVRGSWLAEDAPDRFARYADRCARRLGDLVPLWTTLNEPSVLALMGYVGTAWPPGRGNPALGMKALRAQLVAHGAAFHAVHDARPDAQVGLVINMPALDPFDPSSVRDRAVAAAQDWAFNGVVLDALAHARFRFPLALREERAPILRVSGGPALDFVGLNYYGRYRVRFDARHPGELFGRRDARDTVHTDSNDWGEIHPEGLTRQLLRLSRTFPRLPLYVTENGMFDPTDTRRPSYLVSHVRAVHDAIAQGADVRGYFVWSLLDNFEWAEGWSTPFGLLALDRATQARTARRSADVYSAICRANGVSDAMEVR from the coding sequence GTGAGCCGACCGACGATCGAGCGAGAGGACGCGTCGCGCGCGCAGCGCGGCGCGTCCGCGATCACGTTCCCACCGCGCTTCCTGTGGGGCACCGCGACCTCGTCGCATCAGGTCGAGGGCGCGCAGACCCAGAGCGACTGGGCCGCGTGGGAAGCGCGGACCGGGCGCATCCACGGCGGCGATCGCGCCGGGCGCGCGTGCGAGTGGTGGGCCGGGCGCGCGGAGGAGGACTTCGCGCGGGCGCGCACGATGGGCCACTCCGCGATCCGTCTCTCGCTCGAGTGGAGCCGGCTCGAGCCGCGGCCCGGGGTGTTCGACGAGGGCGCGTTCGATCGCTACGCGCGCCTGCTCGAGAAGGCGCGCGAGCTCGGGCTCACCACGATGGTCGGCCTCAACCACTTCACGCTGCCGTACTGGCTCGCGGTGCGCGGGAGCTGGCTCGCGGAGGACGCGCCCGATCGCTTCGCGCGCTACGCCGATCGCTGCGCGCGCCGGCTCGGTGATCTCGTCCCGCTGTGGACCACGCTGAACGAGCCCTCGGTGCTCGCGCTGATGGGCTACGTCGGCACCGCGTGGCCGCCCGGGCGCGGCAACCCCGCGCTCGGCATGAAGGCGCTGCGCGCGCAGCTCGTCGCCCACGGCGCCGCGTTCCACGCGGTGCACGACGCGCGCCCCGACGCGCAGGTCGGGCTCGTGATCAACATGCCCGCGCTCGATCCGTTCGACCCCTCGAGCGTGCGCGATCGCGCGGTCGCGGCGGCGCAGGACTGGGCGTTCAACGGCGTCGTGCTCGACGCGCTCGCCCACGCACGCTTCCGGTTCCCGCTCGCGCTCCGCGAAGAGCGCGCGCCGATCCTGCGCGTCTCGGGCGGCCCCGCGCTCGACTTCGTCGGGCTCAACTACTACGGGCGCTACCGCGTGCGCTTCGACGCGCGCCATCCGGGCGAGCTCTTCGGTCGCCGCGACGCGCGCGACACCGTGCACACCGACTCGAACGACTGGGGCGAGATCCACCCCGAGGGCCTCACGCGCCAGCTGCTGCGCCTCTCGCGCACGTTCCCGCGGCTGCCGCTCTACGTGACCGAGAACGGCATGTTCGATCCCACCGACACGCGCCGCCCGAGCTACCTCGTCTCGCACGTGCGCGCGGTGCACGACGCGATCGCGCAGGGCGCCGACGTGCGCGGCTACTTCGTGTGGTCGCTGCTCGACAACTTCGAGTGGGCCGAGGGATGGTCCACCCCGTTCGGCCTGCTCGCGCTCGATCGCGCGACCCAGGCGCGCACCGCGCGCCGCAGCGCCGACGTGTACTCGGCGATCTGCCGCGCCAACGGCGTGAGCGACGCGATGGAGGTGCGATGA
- a CDS encoding nidogen-like domain-containing protein: protein MLRLRDFACLAVLIAALVPCASASAQRCLPGDTTDDVAGNRFCGTDLRTGFGGAAGFGTNASCLSQNDDGSSPPIDIRPYFPMGLRFFDRTHNQIFVNTNGNITFSGRVRTFTPDPFPVANQPMIAPFWADVDIRTADDMCQESFGQTCTECGPCQPFADNQVWWHFEEGLAVFTWDEVGYFDCHDDRRNSFQLILEAAEVCGESAGDFNVEFRFNRCEWDVGDASGGSGGFAQEATCLFGVCPIDPTAPCTGGRCRAGVAVQSGFDAGNMTNFYEIPGSRESRTINRRLCEESNVGMPGVWRFQLRGGAVQCPTAGQECDTEMEGACAAGRISCACSGASCTTSCVPQVTPRAERCNQLDDDCDGMVDDEGEGALCASGQRCIDGACVGTCFEGGCPTGLTCTDTGCVESACVGVTCPPGERCRGGACVDACGGVTCPAPTICIGGACVDPCASVMCDECTACDDGSCAPRCDLGGSCGAGEECQASTGRCVPSGCATVSCSPGMICRAGACVDACVGATCPEGEICRAGACVAMPPEVDAGTPRPDGGVSGVDSGMPPVNMLDAGMSEPDAGRRRRPPGTGDGCCTVAAGAERGRQDGALVFGIVIGLAAITRLRRRRTMRG from the coding sequence ATGCTTCGACTTCGTGACTTCGCTTGTCTCGCCGTGCTGATCGCGGCGCTCGTTCCATGCGCGTCTGCGTCCGCGCAGCGCTGCCTTCCCGGCGACACCACCGACGACGTCGCAGGGAACCGCTTCTGCGGCACCGATCTCCGCACGGGCTTCGGCGGCGCCGCGGGGTTCGGCACGAACGCGAGCTGTCTGTCGCAGAACGACGACGGCAGCTCGCCGCCGATCGACATCCGGCCCTACTTCCCGATGGGCCTGCGGTTCTTCGACCGCACGCACAACCAGATCTTCGTCAACACGAACGGCAACATCACGTTCAGCGGCCGCGTCCGCACGTTCACGCCCGATCCGTTCCCGGTCGCGAACCAGCCGATGATCGCGCCCTTCTGGGCGGACGTGGACATCCGCACCGCCGACGACATGTGCCAGGAGTCGTTCGGTCAGACCTGCACCGAGTGCGGCCCCTGCCAGCCCTTCGCCGACAACCAGGTGTGGTGGCACTTCGAGGAGGGCCTCGCGGTCTTCACCTGGGACGAGGTCGGCTACTTCGACTGCCACGACGATCGCCGCAACAGCTTCCAGCTCATCCTCGAGGCCGCCGAGGTGTGCGGCGAGAGCGCGGGCGACTTCAACGTCGAGTTCCGGTTCAACCGCTGCGAGTGGGACGTCGGTGACGCGAGCGGCGGCTCCGGTGGCTTCGCGCAGGAGGCCACCTGCTTGTTCGGCGTCTGCCCGATCGATCCCACCGCACCGTGCACCGGCGGGCGCTGCCGCGCCGGCGTCGCCGTGCAGTCGGGCTTCGACGCCGGGAACATGACGAACTTCTACGAGATCCCGGGGTCGCGCGAGAGCCGCACGATCAACCGCCGGCTCTGCGAGGAGTCGAACGTCGGCATGCCCGGTGTGTGGCGGTTCCAGCTGCGCGGCGGCGCGGTGCAGTGCCCGACGGCCGGCCAGGAGTGCGACACCGAGATGGAGGGCGCGTGCGCGGCGGGCCGCATCTCGTGCGCGTGCAGCGGCGCGTCGTGCACGACCTCGTGCGTGCCCCAGGTGACGCCGCGCGCCGAGCGCTGCAACCAGCTCGACGACGACTGCGACGGCATGGTCGACGACGAGGGCGAGGGCGCGCTCTGCGCATCGGGCCAGCGCTGCATCGACGGCGCGTGCGTGGGCACGTGCTTCGAGGGTGGGTGCCCCACCGGCTTGACCTGCACCGACACCGGCTGCGTCGAGAGCGCGTGCGTCGGCGTGACGTGCCCGCCCGGCGAGCGCTGCCGCGGCGGCGCCTGCGTCGATGCGTGCGGCGGCGTGACGTGCCCCGCGCCGACCATCTGCATCGGCGGCGCGTGCGTCGATCCCTGCGCCTCCGTGATGTGCGACGAGTGCACCGCCTGCGACGACGGATCGTGCGCGCCGCGCTGTGATCTCGGCGGCTCGTGCGGCGCGGGCGAGGAGTGCCAGGCGAGCACCGGGCGCTGCGTGCCCAGCGGGTGCGCGACGGTGTCGTGCAGCCCCGGCATGATCTGTCGCGCCGGCGCGTGCGTCGACGCGTGCGTGGGCGCGACGTGCCCCGAGGGCGAGATCTGCCGCGCGGGCGCGTGCGTCGCGATGCCGCCCGAGGTCGACGCGGGCACGCCGCGTCCCGACGGCGGCGTGAGCGGCGTGGACTCGGGGATGCCGCCGGTCAACATGCTCGACGCCGGCATGAGCGAGCCCGACGCGGGCCGTCGTCGTCGTCCGCCGGGCACCGGCGACGGGTGCTGCACGGTCGCCGCCGGCGCGGAGCGCGGGCGTCAGGACGGAGCGCTCGTCTTCGGGATCGTGATCGGGCTCGCCGCGATCACGCGCCTGCGTCGCCGTCGTACGATGCGCGGGTGA
- a CDS encoding c-type cytochrome domain-containing protein → MHHRICVLLVSLGATSSLACSLERVGFEPPPRDCPGQDCPAPAGDGGTPRPGACGDAVCAAGEDCASCPADCGACTDACESGLAPNVDYGEDVQPIFDARCVGCHGGTDPAAGLRLDTLLGLLAGSASGPVITPCSCRDSLLWKKLGPDPFTGDRMPLGGAPLSDAEIARICQWLDEGAESRFDPTTCGAPVGPPRGACDECGDGVCGVTESCGSCVIDCGCEPPPPERDVTAPAFEGARDAESPSPAQCVVSWRPAVDDVTPSEAIVYEVFAGPRDTVPDLSRPVAVTAPGATSHVLAIGPGERVDVVVRAVDAAGNRDTNLRARECDGRD, encoded by the coding sequence ATGCATCACCGGATCTGCGTGCTCCTGGTCTCGCTCGGCGCGACGTCGAGCCTCGCGTGCTCGCTCGAGCGCGTGGGGTTCGAGCCACCCCCGCGCGACTGCCCCGGACAGGACTGTCCCGCCCCCGCCGGCGACGGCGGGACACCGCGGCCCGGCGCGTGCGGCGACGCGGTGTGCGCAGCCGGCGAGGACTGCGCGTCGTGCCCCGCGGACTGCGGCGCGTGCACCGACGCGTGCGAGAGCGGGCTCGCGCCCAACGTCGACTACGGCGAGGATGTCCAGCCGATCTTCGACGCGCGCTGCGTCGGCTGCCACGGCGGGACCGATCCCGCGGCCGGCCTGCGCCTCGACACCCTGCTCGGCTTGCTCGCGGGCAGCGCCTCGGGCCCGGTGATCACGCCGTGCAGCTGCCGCGACAGCTTGCTCTGGAAGAAGCTCGGGCCCGACCCGTTCACCGGCGATCGCATGCCGCTCGGGGGCGCGCCGCTCTCGGACGCGGAGATCGCGCGCATCTGCCAGTGGCTCGACGAAGGCGCGGAGTCGCGCTTCGACCCCACGACCTGCGGCGCGCCGGTGGGCCCTCCGCGCGGCGCGTGCGACGAGTGCGGCGACGGAGTGTGCGGCGTGACCGAGTCGTGCGGGTCGTGCGTGATCGACTGCGGGTGCGAGCCCCCGCCGCCCGAGCGCGACGTCACCGCGCCGGCGTTCGAGGGCGCGCGCGACGCCGAGTCACCCTCGCCGGCGCAGTGCGTGGTGTCGTGGCGCCCGGCGGTCGACGACGTGACGCCGTCGGAGGCGATCGTCTACGAGGTGTTCGCCGGGCCGCGCGACACGGTCCCCGACCTCTCGCGCCCCGTCGCGGTCACCGCGCCCGGCGCGACGTCGCACGTGCTCGCGATCGGACCGGGCGAGCGCGTCGACGTCGTGGTGCGCGCGGTCGACGCCGCGGGCAACCGCGACACGAACCTGCGCGCCCGCGAGTGCGACGGGCGGGACTAG
- a CDS encoding SDR family NAD(P)-dependent oxidoreductase: MTTSKIPSGARSVITGAGSGFGRAVSLALAERGARLLLSDVSKEGLAESVSMARGKGAQIESMIVDVRDAAQIEGMAKRAEEMWGGVDVLVNNAGVAVAGEVGSIPLDDWKWQVDINLWGVIYGCHYFVPKMKAHKSGWILNVASIAGVVSAPMMGPYNVTKAGVIALSETLATELATSGIKVTALCPSFFRTNIHKGSRATGMLTGRTEKLVTQSKWSAEEIAEHALRGLERGQLYVMPQSDAKAMWRLKRALGGGFFGAIGAAAKRGVLDRVMGRD; this comes from the coding sequence ATGACGACGAGCAAGATCCCCAGCGGTGCGCGTTCGGTCATCACGGGCGCGGGTAGCGGCTTCGGGCGAGCGGTGTCGCTCGCGCTCGCGGAGCGCGGCGCGCGGCTGCTGCTGAGCGACGTGTCGAAGGAGGGCCTCGCCGAGAGCGTCTCGATGGCGCGCGGCAAAGGCGCCCAGATCGAGTCGATGATCGTCGACGTGCGCGACGCCGCGCAGATCGAGGGCATGGCGAAGCGCGCCGAAGAGATGTGGGGCGGCGTCGACGTGCTCGTGAACAACGCGGGCGTCGCGGTCGCGGGCGAGGTCGGATCGATCCCGCTCGACGACTGGAAGTGGCAGGTCGACATCAACCTCTGGGGCGTCATCTACGGCTGCCACTACTTCGTGCCGAAGATGAAGGCGCACAAGTCGGGGTGGATCCTCAACGTCGCGTCGATCGCGGGCGTCGTCTCCGCGCCGATGATGGGCCCGTACAACGTGACGAAGGCGGGCGTGATCGCGCTGAGCGAGACGCTCGCGACCGAGCTCGCGACGAGCGGCATCAAGGTCACCGCGCTGTGCCCGAGCTTCTTCCGCACCAACATCCACAAGGGATCGCGCGCGACCGGGATGCTCACCGGGCGCACCGAGAAGCTCGTCACGCAGTCGAAGTGGAGCGCCGAGGAGATCGCGGAGCACGCGCTGCGCGGCCTCGAGCGCGGCCAGCTCTACGTGATGCCGCAGTCCGACGCGAAGGCGATGTGGCGCCTCAAGCGCGCGCTCGGCGGCGGATTCTTCGGCGCGATCGGCGCGGCCGCGAAGCGCGGCGTGCTCGATCGGGTGATGGGCCGGGACTGA
- a CDS encoding YdeI/OmpD-associated family protein, with translation MTTDETRTFASPDAWREWLEANHTSSRGLWLRLAKKGTGTPSVTYPEALDVALCFGWIDGQKKGDGAEWWLQRFTPRGARSIWSKINRAKAEALIASGAMREAGLREVERAKADGRWDAAYDSPSNAKVPEDLEAALAKSAEARASFATLDATNRYAILHRLQTAKKPETRARRIEQFVAMLERGEKIHER, from the coding sequence ATGACGACCGACGAGACGCGCACGTTCGCGTCGCCCGATGCGTGGCGCGAGTGGCTCGAGGCGAACCACACGAGCTCGCGCGGCCTGTGGCTCCGGCTCGCGAAGAAGGGGACGGGCACGCCCTCGGTCACGTACCCCGAGGCGCTCGACGTCGCGCTCTGCTTCGGGTGGATCGACGGCCAGAAGAAGGGCGACGGCGCGGAGTGGTGGCTCCAGCGCTTCACCCCGCGCGGCGCGCGCAGCATCTGGTCGAAGATCAACCGCGCGAAGGCCGAGGCGCTGATCGCGAGCGGCGCGATGCGCGAGGCCGGGCTGCGCGAGGTCGAGCGCGCGAAGGCCGACGGCCGCTGGGACGCGGCATACGACTCGCCGAGCAACGCGAAGGTGCCCGAGGATCTCGAGGCCGCGCTCGCGAAGAGCGCGGAGGCGCGCGCGTCGTTCGCGACGCTCGACGCGACGAACCGCTACGCGATCCTCCATCGCCTCCAGACCGCGAAGAAGCCCGAGACGCGGGCGCGGCGCATCGAGCAGTTCGTCGCGATGCTCGAGCGGGGCGAGAAGATCCACGAGCGATGA